Proteins from a single region of Melanotaenia boesemani isolate fMelBoe1 chromosome 3, fMelBoe1.pri, whole genome shotgun sequence:
- the LOC121635016 gene encoding zinc finger protein 583-like — translation MTKLELLNVFLNDRLTAAAEDIFRAVRETVAEYQSEILRSKEENERLKRLLNVAVQRLLLPSEPPSVQPPEDAQLCESEWRSRLEPSQVKEEPDLRTAQTKGLQEARDSEEGNCSHVDQQRLHRHSVSSPAPTSTEIKTENEQPALSLPSPVVVRSDSRAVQSDSRVPAKSHRPQKTDLLRSNGKQSTHIQMKNIRSQKLSLSRSSHQPQSIQRWHSCKECGKGFSFACQLEVHMRWHTKEKPYSCAVCRKSFTTVSMLKRHHRIHTGEKPFRCHVCGKCFNQSAHLNTHFRLHTRVRTSQCK, via the exons ATGACCAAACTGGAGCTGCTCAACGTGTTTCTAAACGACAGGCTGACGGCGGCCGCGGAGGACATCTTCCGCGCCGTCAGGGAAACGGTGGCGGAGTACCAGAGCGAGATCCTCCGCTCCAAGGAGGAGAACGAGCGACTCAAGCGGCTCCTAAACGTCGCCGTCCAGCGGCTCCTGCTGCCGTCAG AACCTCCCTCTGTGCAGCCTCCAGAAGACGCTCAGCTCTGTGAATCTGAATGGAGAAGCAGACTGGAGCCGTCGCAAGTTAAAGAGGAGCCCGATCTGAGAACCGCTCAAACTAAAGGTTTACAGGAAGCCAGAGACTCTGAGGAGGGAAACTGCAGTCATGTTGACCAGCAGAGGCTACATCGCCACAGCGTGTCCTCACCAGCACCGACATccacagagataaaaacagagaatgAACAGCCAGCTCTCAGCTTACCGTCTCCTGTGGTAGTTCGTTCAGACTCCAGAGCTGTGCAGAGTGACTCCCGTGTCCCTGCAAAGAGTCACAGGCCTCAGAAAACGGATCTACTTCGctcaaatggaaaacaaagcaCACACATTCAGATGAAAAATATCAGATCCCAGAAACTATCTCTGTCTCGCTCCTCTCACCAACCCCAAAGCATCCAGAGGTGGCACAGCTGTAAAGAATGCGGCAAGGGCTTCAGCTTCGCCTGCCAGCTGGAGGTCCACATGCGCTGGCACACCAAAGAGAAACCGTACAGCTGCGCCGTGTGCAGGAAGAGCTTCACCACCGTCAGCATGCTGAAGCGGCACCACCgcatccacacaggagagaaaccctTCCGCTGCCATGTCTGCGGGAAATGCTTCAACCAGTCGGCACACCTCAACACCCACTTCAGACTCCACACCAGAGTCCGAACGTCCCAGTGCAAGTGA